One window of Aerococcus tenax genomic DNA carries:
- a CDS encoding 5'-methylthioadenosine/adenosylhomocysteine nucleosidase, producing MKIAIIAALSREVNYYIETIDHLEEKTIADMTYWLGSYQGKDLVIAQSGVGKVNAALATTVVALEDPDVIINTGSAGAIDPSLKIGDIVLAEYAIYNDVDATAFDNVLGQVDGMPVNYPTDPQWRSAFYQYYSEHASQANIKVGPIVSGDSFIASQDKVAWIQEHFPGAMCTEMEGTAIGQVAYRFKIPFVIIRAISDTANHDANITFEEFIEKVGRQSAQATLDFIAKLQ from the coding sequence ATGAAAATTGCTATTATCGCGGCCTTGAGTCGGGAAGTGAATTATTATATTGAAACTATTGACCATTTAGAAGAAAAGACAATCGCCGATATGACCTATTGGCTAGGCAGCTATCAGGGCAAGGACTTAGTGATCGCCCAATCCGGTGTGGGTAAGGTCAATGCGGCCTTGGCTACGACTGTCGTTGCTCTGGAAGATCCGGATGTGATTATTAATACCGGTTCAGCTGGAGCTATTGATCCTAGTCTAAAGATTGGGGACATTGTCTTGGCGGAATATGCCATCTATAACGATGTCGATGCGACTGCGTTTGATAATGTCTTAGGCCAAGTGGATGGGATGCCGGTTAACTACCCAACCGACCCGCAATGGCGTTCAGCTTTTTATCAGTATTATTCTGAACATGCTAGCCAAGCTAACATTAAAGTTGGACCGATTGTTTCTGGAGATTCCTTTATTGCTAGTCAAGACAAGGTGGCTTGGATTCAAGAGCACTTCCCTGGAGCCATGTGTACTGAGATGGAAGGCACGGCGATAGGGCAAGTGGCTTATCGTTTTAAGATTCCTTTTGTCATTATCCGGGCCATCTCAGATACCGCTAACCATGATGCTAATATAACTTTTGAAGAGTTTATTGAAAAAGTGGGTCGTCAAAGCGCCCAAGCTACGCTGGACTTTATAGCAAAACTTCAATAA
- a CDS encoding septation ring formation regulator EzrA produces the protein MGFIIALIIIIVIILIGYGLLYYLGRKQSKTNLELDEKKQEIMAIPVADKLYTIRNKNVSGNTRRLFEAEQAKWQTIKQYKLPEIEAALVQAQADADKFSLIKSRKTAEETEKLIYDTLQDVQNINQSLEELLASESKNEAYFQEVNDRYAKIRKQLLAHGYAYGDSQETLEKHLSYIELDFTKYNTLMSDADYLAAHDVLDQTKEDIEALEAMMEEIPKLLDKIDNEYEEQLEDLKSGYSQMLDMDFQFPSGVRVDEEIQQVEKGIEQCYAALAECDLSETSSLMSATEAQIDRSYELMEVELRAKEYIEKNQGNLEQRINQVRQSNRYGSLEIDRVSQNYLLHDNELGKLQDYADQIERIHEEVDTVNQRLGAHVIAYTDMQSVYKDKYEQLNEIDKAQSHIVGSLANLRQKERDARDMLYTFDLDMRNMKRRVNQYHLPGLPDAYLDRYFATEDKVEELERKMNRVKLDMDEIDQLVNEVSEAIERLDLETENMIDQALLTEQTVQYANRYRANHPELNQAIEKSSYYFNQTFDYKKAHQTISQAVDQLESGASNKVENQYRQEKEERLY, from the coding sequence GTGGGATTTATAATTGCTCTAATCATCATCATTGTGATTATTTTGATTGGCTATGGCCTACTCTACTACTTAGGTCGCAAGCAAAGCAAAACCAACCTAGAACTTGATGAGAAGAAACAGGAAATCATGGCCATTCCTGTTGCAGATAAACTCTACACTATCCGTAATAAAAATGTGAGTGGAAACACACGCCGGCTATTTGAGGCTGAACAAGCCAAGTGGCAAACGATTAAACAGTATAAGTTGCCTGAAATTGAAGCGGCACTGGTGCAGGCCCAGGCAGATGCTGATAAATTTTCGCTGATTAAGTCTAGAAAAACGGCCGAAGAAACCGAAAAGTTGATTTATGACACTTTGCAAGATGTTCAAAATATCAATCAATCCTTAGAAGAACTCTTAGCTAGCGAGTCAAAAAATGAAGCTTATTTTCAAGAGGTTAATGACCGCTATGCCAAAATAAGAAAACAACTCCTTGCTCATGGCTATGCCTATGGGGATTCACAAGAAACTTTGGAAAAACATCTTTCTTATATTGAATTGGACTTTACCAAATACAATACCTTAATGAGCGATGCCGATTACCTAGCCGCTCATGATGTTTTAGACCAAACTAAGGAGGATATCGAAGCCTTAGAAGCGATGATGGAAGAAATTCCTAAGCTATTGGATAAGATTGATAATGAATATGAAGAGCAACTTGAAGACCTTAAATCAGGCTATTCGCAAATGCTAGATATGGACTTCCAATTCCCTTCTGGTGTGCGGGTTGATGAAGAAATTCAACAGGTAGAAAAGGGCATCGAGCAATGCTATGCAGCCTTAGCTGAATGCGATTTAAGTGAAACATCTTCCTTAATGAGCGCAACTGAAGCTCAAATTGACCGCAGCTATGAATTAATGGAAGTTGAATTACGGGCTAAGGAATATATTGAGAAAAACCAAGGTAACCTTGAACAAAGAATTAACCAAGTCCGCCAAAGTAATCGCTATGGATCACTAGAAATTGACCGGGTGTCCCAAAATTATCTGCTCCATGATAATGAACTGGGCAAGTTACAGGACTACGCCGATCAAATTGAACGCATCCACGAAGAAGTGGATACCGTTAACCAACGTCTAGGAGCCCACGTCATTGCCTATACCGACATGCAGAGTGTTTATAAAGATAAATATGAACAGCTTAATGAAATTGATAAGGCCCAATCCCATATTGTGGGGTCCTTAGCCAATCTCCGGCAAAAAGAACGCGATGCTCGTGACATGCTTTATACTTTCGACTTAGATATGCGTAATATGAAACGTCGGGTTAATCAATATCATTTACCGGGACTTCCTGATGCTTATCTAGATCGTTATTTTGCTACTGAAGATAAAGTTGAAGAACTCGAGCGCAAAATGAATCGGGTCAAACTGGATATGGATGAAATTGACCAGCTCGTCAATGAAGTTTCCGAAGCGATTGAGCGCCTGGATTTAGAAACAGAAAATATGATTGACCAAGCTTTATTGACCGAACAAACCGTTCAATATGCTAACCGCTACCGGGCCAACCATCCTGAACTGAATCAAGCCATCGAAAAATCTTCTTATTACTTTAATCAAACTTTCGATTATAAAAAGGCCCATCAGACTATTAGTCAAGCTGTTGACCAATTAGAGTCAGGGGCTTCTAATAAAGTCGAGAACCAATATCGTCAAGAGAAAGAAGAGCGTTTATATTAA
- a CDS encoding cysteine desulfurase family protein: MIYFDNSATTKIDPAALKSLVMTMENYYGNPSSLHDLGNQAKALLNKARQQIAELCGCQAEEIFFTSGGTESNNWALKGTAYEKAGRGKHIITSSVEHPSVSHTLKELEQEGFEVTYLPVDKEGRVNPKDLQAALRPDTILVSIMAVNNEIGTIQPIKEIAEILTNFPIIHFHVDGVQSLGRFKNPLIHSRVDLYSFSSHKFNGPRGVGILYKKKNRTLKNLVEGGGQEANLRSGTENLPGIVATAKAFRLSLERAQEENQRQEAIQASIRAYLKQYPDTIRIFSPASGASPHVLCFALKAVRGEVMVHALEEKGIYVSTTSACSSRQTGHSSSTLLAMGVDGSWAHSAIRLSFGFENTEEEAQRFIDTFEDLRQKFTVIQ, from the coding sequence ATCATTTATTTTGATAATAGTGCAACAACTAAAATTGATCCTGCCGCTTTAAAGTCCCTGGTGATGACTATGGAGAATTATTACGGCAACCCTTCCAGCTTGCATGACTTAGGTAACCAAGCAAAAGCCTTGCTCAATAAAGCCCGTCAGCAAATCGCAGAGCTCTGTGGCTGTCAGGCTGAGGAAATCTTTTTTACCAGTGGGGGAACCGAATCCAATAACTGGGCTCTCAAAGGAACGGCCTATGAAAAGGCGGGGCGAGGCAAACATATTATTACTTCTAGTGTTGAACACCCCTCAGTCAGTCATACTTTAAAAGAGCTAGAACAAGAAGGTTTTGAAGTGACTTACTTACCTGTTGATAAGGAAGGGCGGGTAAACCCCAAGGATCTTCAGGCCGCATTACGACCGGATACGATTCTGGTGTCAATCATGGCTGTAAATAATGAAATTGGGACCATCCAACCAATCAAGGAGATTGCTGAAATTTTAACCAATTTCCCCATCATCCACTTTCATGTTGATGGCGTCCAAAGCTTGGGTCGTTTTAAGAATCCCCTCATTCATTCTCGGGTAGATTTGTATTCCTTCTCATCGCATAAATTCAATGGGCCTCGGGGAGTGGGAATTCTCTACAAAAAGAAAAACCGGACTTTGAAGAATTTAGTAGAAGGTGGCGGCCAAGAAGCAAATTTACGGAGTGGTACCGAAAACTTACCCGGAATTGTGGCAACAGCCAAGGCCTTCCGTTTAAGTTTAGAGCGGGCTCAAGAAGAAAACCAGCGCCAAGAAGCCATCCAAGCTTCAATCAGAGCTTACCTTAAACAATACCCTGATACCATCCGCATTTTCTCTCCTGCATCAGGTGCTTCTCCCCATGTACTCTGCTTTGCTTTAAAGGCAGTTCGTGGAGAAGTGATGGTCCACGCTTTGGAAGAAAAGGGCATCTATGTGTCCACCACCAGTGCCTGTTCTAGCCGCCAAACCGGTCATTCTTCATCGACCTTACTAGCCATGGGGGTTGATGGCTCTTGGGCTCATTCGGCTATTCGTCTAAGCTTTGGCTTTGAAAATACAGAAGAAGAAGCCCAACGCTTTATTGACACTTTTGAAGATTTACGTCAAAAATTTACTGTTATCCAATAG
- the thiI gene encoding tRNA uracil 4-sulfurtransferase ThiI, protein METKIMIRYGELSVKGKNKRRFINRLAENIRQIFSDYPQVKVSEQFDFMFIELNGVDKGIVIDRLQYIFGIQSYSPVYEIERDFDLLKEVAKQVVKEKLDEREIHSFKVATSRSDRNYHMDTNAINRELGAYLMEEFPNLEVKMKKPDLTVRVKVRFKDFVVSSDWIKGIGGLPVGTSSRGILMLSGGIDSPVAGYLAMKRGVRPIAIHFASPPYTSPQALEKAKKLAGKLTKFGSWIDFIEVPFTEIQEAIKEHIPSEYLMTITRRMMLRVADRIREKYHALSIINGESLGQVASQTAESMYAINAVTTTPIIRPVVTMDKLEIIDIAQAIDTFDLSIQPFEDCCTVFAPASPSTKPKVDRCEHYESRLDIDTLVDNCLAKLNFERIDHHSLEKSNAQEEAMDDLL, encoded by the coding sequence ATGGAAACTAAAATCATGATTCGCTATGGCGAATTATCAGTTAAGGGAAAAAATAAACGTCGTTTTATTAACCGCTTAGCTGAAAATATTCGCCAAATCTTTTCCGACTATCCACAGGTTAAGGTGAGTGAACAATTCGATTTCATGTTTATTGAGCTTAATGGTGTCGATAAGGGAATCGTCATTGATCGCTTGCAATATATTTTTGGTATCCAAAGTTATAGTCCCGTCTACGAAATTGAGCGCGACTTTGACCTGTTAAAAGAAGTGGCCAAACAAGTGGTGAAAGAAAAGTTAGATGAAAGGGAAATTCATAGCTTCAAGGTCGCTACTTCCCGCTCCGACCGCAATTATCATATGGATACCAATGCTATTAACCGAGAATTAGGAGCTTATCTGATGGAAGAATTCCCTAATTTAGAAGTTAAAATGAAAAAGCCCGACCTCACTGTCCGGGTGAAAGTCCGTTTTAAGGACTTTGTCGTGTCTTCCGACTGGATTAAAGGGATCGGCGGTTTACCGGTGGGAACTAGTTCTCGTGGTATCCTCATGTTATCTGGGGGAATCGATTCTCCAGTGGCGGGTTACTTAGCCATGAAACGTGGGGTTAGACCCATTGCCATCCACTTTGCCTCACCACCCTATACCAGTCCTCAAGCCCTAGAAAAGGCGAAAAAATTAGCGGGTAAGTTGACTAAATTCGGTTCGTGGATTGATTTTATTGAAGTGCCTTTTACAGAAATTCAAGAAGCAATTAAGGAGCATATTCCCAGTGAATATTTAATGACCATTACCCGGCGGATGATGCTAAGGGTGGCTGACCGCATTCGTGAAAAATACCACGCCTTATCCATTATTAATGGGGAATCATTAGGACAAGTGGCTTCTCAGACCGCTGAATCCATGTATGCCATCAATGCCGTGACCACAACACCGATTATTCGTCCTGTTGTTACCATGGATAAATTAGAAATTATTGATATTGCTCAGGCGATTGACACTTTTGATTTGTCGATTCAGCCTTTTGAGGACTGCTGTACTGTTTTTGCACCGGCTTCACCAAGTACTAAGCCAAAAGTGGACCGCTGTGAACATTATGAATCTCGTCTTGATATTGACACTCTAGTGGACAATTGCCTAGCTAAGCTTAACTTTGAACGAATTGACCACCATTCCTTAGAGAAAAGCAATGCCCAAGAAGAAGCCATGGATGACTTGCTTTAA
- a CDS encoding response regulator transcription factor, whose product MEAKKQILLIDAEEEWVHYLGDELNSENYFATIAHDGPMGLELAHQHQWDLILLDLDLPLLNGLEVMRRLRQEMTVPILVMTQRSSVIDQVSALDQGADGYLIKPLPIEVFLAHIRSILRRMTIEANENHIRQTRLVFRDLLVEKENHLAYRGEEVLDLTKREYDLLVIFMENINKVLSREKLLKDVWGFQSVVETNVVDVYIRYLRNKIDPNRNQKYIQTIRGAGYVMRDEDNS is encoded by the coding sequence TTGGAAGCAAAAAAGCAAATTCTTTTAATCGATGCTGAAGAAGAATGGGTGCATTATCTCGGTGATGAGTTAAATAGTGAAAATTATTTTGCTACAATCGCTCATGACGGTCCAATGGGCTTAGAACTGGCTCATCAACACCAATGGGATTTGATTTTACTTGATTTAGATTTGCCTTTGTTAAACGGCTTAGAGGTCATGCGCCGCTTGCGGCAAGAGATGACGGTCCCAATTCTAGTGATGACCCAGCGCTCATCGGTAATTGACCAAGTGTCTGCCTTGGACCAAGGAGCTGATGGTTATTTAATTAAGCCGCTTCCAATTGAAGTTTTTTTAGCACACATACGCTCAATTTTAAGGCGTATGACCATTGAAGCCAATGAAAACCACATTAGACAGACCCGCTTGGTCTTTCGCGATTTACTAGTAGAAAAAGAAAATCATCTTGCTTATCGCGGCGAAGAAGTCCTAGACCTAACCAAGCGCGAGTATGACCTACTAGTAATTTTTATGGAGAATATCAATAAGGTGTTGAGTCGGGAAAAATTACTTAAAGATGTCTGGGGCTTTCAAAGTGTGGTTGAAACCAATGTCGTGGACGTTTATATTCGTTACTTACGTAATAAAATTGATCCCAATAGGAATCAAAAGTATATCCAAACCATCCGCGGTGCTGGTTATGTTATGCGCGATGAGGATAACTCTTAG
- the yidC gene encoding membrane protein insertase YidC yields MKTSLKSKHLQLLSLMAASSLFLGGCVSRNQDSWTFRLIASPINQLIEWLAQFFNGNYGFAIIGLVIIIRLLLIPLTYKQQTSSILGTEKRRYYQPYLLKFQELIQGAETPEEQMEYTRQQQAFMKDNNISLFGNMGCLPLLIQLPILSGMYVAIYNNQNIANYNFFGFSLGEPNLVLTIIFILLSFLQTRISMQTMPEEVREQQGKSMLFMPLMLGFVVFNVPAAIGLYLVTTTIWGMLQQLAINTFVHPRIKAKVEDEMKDNPIRFDQHYKPNNSVKDVTHTANSSTSSTKPHKSNRNAGKQNRKK; encoded by the coding sequence TTGAAAACAAGTCTCAAATCAAAACACCTCCAGCTGCTCAGTCTAATGGCTGCCTCTTCCCTATTCTTAGGGGGCTGTGTTAGCCGTAACCAAGACAGCTGGACTTTTCGTTTAATTGCCAGCCCAATTAACCAGTTAATTGAGTGGTTGGCCCAATTTTTCAATGGTAACTACGGCTTTGCTATTATTGGCCTAGTGATCATTATCCGCCTACTACTTATTCCACTCACCTACAAGCAACAAACCAGTTCCATTCTGGGAACAGAAAAACGCCGTTATTACCAACCTTACTTGCTGAAATTCCAAGAGTTAATCCAAGGCGCCGAAACTCCAGAAGAACAAATGGAATATACCCGTCAACAACAAGCCTTTATGAAGGATAATAATATTTCCTTATTTGGAAATATGGGCTGTTTACCCCTACTAATTCAGTTACCTATCCTTTCCGGGATGTATGTGGCGATCTATAATAACCAAAATATTGCCAACTACAATTTCTTTGGCTTCTCTTTAGGAGAACCTAACCTGGTTTTAACAATTATCTTTATTCTTTTATCTTTCTTACAAACCCGGATCAGCATGCAAACCATGCCTGAAGAAGTTCGTGAGCAACAAGGTAAATCCATGCTATTTATGCCTCTCATGCTCGGTTTTGTTGTCTTCAACGTCCCTGCTGCGATTGGTTTATACTTAGTAACAACCACCATTTGGGGGATGCTCCAACAATTGGCTATTAATACCTTTGTTCATCCTCGTATTAAAGCCAAAGTGGAAGATGAAATGAAGGATAATCCCATCCGCTTTGACCAACATTATAAACCCAATAATTCGGTTAAAGACGTCACCCATACAGCAAATTCCTCAACTTCATCAACTAAGCCTCATAAATCTAACCGGAATGCGGGAAAACAAAACAGAAAGAAATAA
- the rpsD gene encoding 30S ribosomal protein S4 translates to MSRYTGPSWKKSRRYGISLSGTGKELARRPYAPGQHGPNQRRKSLSEYGLQLQEKQKLRFIYGLTEKQFHNLYNRAEKIKEGTVGTNFMTLLEQRLDNMVYRLGLASTRRQARQLVSHGHITVDGKRVDIPSYIVEVGQVIGVREKSKNLQVIKDSVEGLYGHVPYVEFDADKLEGSLSRLPERDEMNQEIDESLVVEYYNQV, encoded by the coding sequence ATGTCACGTTATACAGGACCAAGCTGGAAGAAATCACGCCGTTATGGGATTTCATTATCCGGAACTGGTAAAGAATTAGCTCGTCGCCCTTACGCTCCTGGTCAACATGGACCTAACCAACGTCGTAAGAGCTTATCTGAATATGGTCTTCAATTACAAGAAAAACAAAAATTACGTTTTATCTATGGTTTAACTGAAAAACAATTCCATAATCTATACAACCGTGCTGAAAAGATTAAAGAAGGTACTGTGGGTACCAACTTCATGACCCTTTTAGAACAACGTTTAGATAATATGGTTTACCGTTTAGGTTTAGCTTCTACTCGTCGCCAAGCACGTCAATTAGTTTCCCATGGACATATCACTGTTGATGGCAAACGTGTTGACATTCCTTCTTACATTGTTGAAGTAGGACAAGTTATCGGCGTTCGTGAAAAATCTAAGAACTTACAAGTGATTAAAGATTCTGTTGAAGGTTTATACGGCCATGTTCCTTATGTTGAATTTGATGCTGATAAACTCGAAGGCTCATTATCACGCTTACCAGAACGCGATGAAATGAACCAAGAAATCGACGAATCGCTCGTTGTTGAATACTACAACCAAGTTTAA
- the gndA gene encoding NADP-dependent phosphogluconate dehydrogenase, which produces MTQAQIGVIGMAVMGKNLALNIESRGYTVAIYNRTTSRMEAVYEENKDKNLVPTRSLEEFVEHLERPRRILLMVKAGAATDHFIDQILPLLEEGDILIDGGNTYFKDTMRRSEKLAQSGIHFIGMGVSGGEEGALKGPALMPGGQKEAYLEMKDILEAMAAKAPSDGKPCVTYIGENGAGHFVKMVHNGIEYGDMELISESYDLLRHYLDLSVEECAQYFKQWNQGELDSYLIEITADILTKKDPQTGSPMIDVILDAAGNKGTGKWTSQEALDLGVPLPTITDSVYARYISALKDERVRASQVLEGPSQVKGVENKEAFIEKIRQALYFSKLMSYAQGFVEYREASKTYNWDLDYKAIASIFRGGCIIRAQFLETIMAAYENNPELENILLDDYFKEIAAKYQQATRDVVSAAVQAGIPVSGFTSAISYYDSYRSATLPANMIQAQRDYFGAHTYQRVDQEGTYHFLWDEEKEVKQ; this is translated from the coding sequence ATGACTCAAGCACAAATTGGTGTAATCGGAATGGCGGTAATGGGAAAAAACTTAGCCCTAAATATTGAAAGCCGCGGCTATACGGTCGCTATTTATAATCGGACTACCTCACGGATGGAGGCCGTTTATGAAGAAAATAAGGACAAGAACTTAGTCCCTACCCGTTCCTTAGAAGAATTTGTTGAACATCTTGAACGTCCCCGTCGTATTTTACTCATGGTAAAGGCCGGGGCAGCGACTGATCATTTTATTGACCAAATTTTACCGCTTTTAGAAGAAGGCGATATCCTCATTGATGGAGGAAACACCTACTTCAAAGATACTATGCGTCGTTCAGAAAAATTGGCCCAATCCGGGATCCACTTCATCGGTATGGGAGTTTCTGGTGGTGAAGAGGGCGCCCTTAAAGGACCTGCTTTAATGCCAGGAGGACAAAAAGAAGCCTATCTAGAAATGAAAGATATTCTTGAAGCCATGGCTGCTAAGGCACCAAGTGATGGCAAACCCTGCGTGACCTATATTGGAGAAAATGGGGCCGGTCACTTTGTCAAAATGGTCCACAACGGTATTGAATATGGGGACATGGAATTAATTAGTGAATCCTATGATTTATTGCGTCATTATTTAGATTTAAGCGTGGAAGAATGCGCTCAATACTTCAAGCAATGGAACCAAGGCGAATTAGACAGCTATTTGATTGAAATTACCGCTGATATCTTGACCAAGAAAGATCCACAAACTGGTTCCCCAATGATTGATGTAATCCTTGATGCTGCAGGTAATAAGGGTACCGGGAAATGGACATCTCAAGAGGCCTTAGACTTAGGTGTGCCATTACCAACCATTACGGATTCAGTCTATGCGCGTTATATTTCTGCTTTAAAGGATGAACGCGTCCGTGCTAGCCAAGTCTTAGAAGGACCAAGCCAAGTGAAAGGTGTTGAGAATAAGGAAGCCTTTATTGAAAAAATCCGTCAAGCCCTCTATTTCTCTAAACTCATGAGCTACGCTCAAGGTTTTGTGGAATACCGTGAAGCAAGCAAGACTTACAACTGGGACTTAGATTATAAGGCCATTGCAAGTATTTTTAGAGGGGGATGTATTATTCGTGCCCAATTCCTTGAAACAATTATGGCTGCTTATGAGAATAATCCAGAATTAGAAAATATTCTTTTAGATGATTACTTTAAGGAAATAGCCGCTAAATACCAACAAGCTACCCGGGATGTGGTGAGTGCAGCAGTTCAAGCGGGTATTCCGGTATCTGGATTTACTAGTGCGATTTCATATTATGACAGCTATCGTTCCGCTACACTACCTGCTAATATGATCCAAGCACAAAGAGATTATTTTGGGGCCCATACCTATCAAAGAGTGGACCAAGAAGGAACTTATCATTTCTTATGGGATGAAGAAAAGGAAGTTAAGCAGTAA
- a CDS encoding GlsB/YeaQ/YmgE family stress response membrane protein — MGWIWSLIVGGVLGAIAGAIIGRDVPGGVIGNVIAGILGSWLGGKLMSGFGPEIGGFYIIPTLLGAIIILLIYYWLAKKLG; from the coding sequence ATGGGTTGGATTTGGTCCCTCATTGTTGGTGGTGTACTTGGTGCAATCGCTGGTGCCATCATTGGTAGAGACGTTCCCGGTGGAGTGATTGGAAATGTAATCGCAGGTATTCTCGGTTCCTGGCTAGGTGGCAAATTAATGTCTGGCTTCGGTCCAGAAATCGGTGGTTTTTACATTATTCCTACCCTACTAGGTGCCATTATTATTTTGCTCATTTATTACTGGCTCGCTAAGAAGCTGGGCTAA
- a CDS encoding acylphosphatase has protein sequence MLTSKIQVQGRVQGVGFRFHVTRLANKLQLTGTVKNESDGSVTIQLQADEGQREHFITELQDPKNIPYARIDQLSVTEEKDLPAMHDFHPIY, from the coding sequence ATGCTAACCAGTAAAATACAAGTTCAAGGCCGGGTACAAGGCGTCGGCTTTCGTTTTCACGTTACCCGCCTAGCCAATAAACTACAACTGACCGGCACGGTAAAAAATGAATCCGATGGCAGTGTGACTATCCAATTACAGGCAGATGAAGGACAAAGAGAACATTTTATCACAGAGCTCCAAGATCCTAAGAATATCCCTTACGCTAGAATCGACCAGCTTAGTGTCACGGAGGAAAAAGATCTTCCCGCCATGCATGATTTTCACCCCATATATTGA
- a CDS encoding NUDIX hydrolase, with product MEFGEKTLRKETIYQGSLIEVEKHVVELQNKEKANREIIHHAPAVAILAINDDKLLLVKQYRKAIEKAILEIPAGLVDPGEDLLTAAKRELEEETAFQAENWQALDKFYVSPGYLDENLQIYQASSLAKVAHPKAQDADEHIEVFQLSFEEVQAAIEKGDICDMKTIYAVKQWEIIKLRGETK from the coding sequence ATGGAATTCGGTGAAAAAACACTCCGTAAAGAAACTATTTACCAAGGAAGTTTGATTGAAGTTGAAAAGCACGTGGTGGAATTACAAAATAAAGAAAAAGCCAATCGTGAAATTATCCACCATGCCCCCGCAGTGGCGATTTTAGCTATTAATGATGATAAATTATTACTGGTCAAGCAATACCGTAAAGCTATTGAAAAGGCAATTTTAGAAATTCCGGCCGGCTTAGTCGATCCTGGAGAAGACCTCTTAACTGCTGCCAAGCGTGAACTCGAAGAAGAGACCGCCTTTCAAGCTGAAAATTGGCAAGCTCTGGATAAATTTTATGTCTCACCGGGCTACTTAGATGAAAATCTTCAAATTTATCAAGCTTCCAGCTTGGCTAAAGTCGCTCATCCTAAAGCCCAAGACGCGGATGAACATATTGAAGTTTTTCAATTAAGTTTCGAAGAAGTACAAGCGGCTATTGAAAAAGGAGATATTTGTGACATGAAGACCATTTATGCCGTCAAGCAATGGGAGATTATCAAATTACGAGGTGAAACGAAGTAA